In Pseudomonas sp. ADAK18, a single window of DNA contains:
- a CDS encoding helix-turn-helix transcriptional regulator, with product MGSETTLTLQDLAWHDAVGRLIETLDQPNFWTALVRLLRRYVPADNWVVLIFSSGKPQVLAESPGLDDGLDLLFQEYLKGLYLLDPFYLANREAPKSGLFRLEDVAPECFEQTDYYQRYFRLNVLADEVHINVQLDAERTLSLSLGSQAPFSTEQVALLGLIHPWVAALMRQRSVFEQELKHAPELPPNWENHLESTARQISSSLSAREMEVGRLMLSGCSNKEIARKLEISAETVKVHRKHMYSKLGIKSQSELFLLFLQAQE from the coding sequence ATGGGTAGCGAGACCACTCTGACGTTGCAGGACTTAGCCTGGCATGACGCCGTTGGCCGGCTGATCGAGACCCTGGACCAACCCAATTTCTGGACGGCGCTGGTGCGTCTGCTGCGCCGTTATGTACCGGCGGACAACTGGGTAGTACTGATTTTCAGCTCGGGTAAACCTCAGGTATTGGCCGAATCACCTGGTCTCGATGACGGCCTGGACTTGCTGTTCCAGGAGTATCTCAAAGGCCTGTATTTGCTCGATCCCTTTTACCTGGCCAATCGTGAGGCACCCAAGAGCGGCCTGTTCCGCCTGGAAGATGTCGCCCCCGAGTGCTTCGAGCAGACCGATTACTATCAGCGTTACTTTCGCCTGAACGTCCTCGCCGATGAAGTACACATCAACGTCCAACTGGACGCCGAGCGCACCCTGAGCCTGTCCCTGGGCAGCCAGGCCCCCTTCAGCACCGAACAGGTCGCTCTGCTGGGTTTGATCCACCCCTGGGTAGCCGCGCTGATGCGCCAGCGCTCGGTGTTCGAACAGGAACTCAAACACGCCCCTGAGCTGCCACCCAACTGGGAGAACCACCTGGAATCCACGGCCCGGCAGATCAGCTCATCGCTGTCGGCCCGAGAGATGGAAGTGGGCCGGCTGATGCTCAGTGGCTGCTCCAATAAAGAGATCGCACGCAAGCTGGAGATTTCCGCCGAGACCGTGAAAGTCCACCGCAAGCACATGTACAGCAAGCTGGGGATCAAATCCCAGTCGGAACTGTTCCTGCTGTTTCTCCAGGCCCAGGAATGA
- a CDS encoding P1 family peptidase, with translation MRLRDLGIVIVTGKPGVNNAITDVSGVRVGHHTLNTQSGETSIHTGVTVIEPRAVAAHLEPCFAGVHVLNGNGDATGLEWIREAGLLTTPIAYTNTHSVGVVRDALVAAEREMARQHTYWCMPVVLETYDGILSDIWDQHVTAEHVQLALKDARSGPVQEGCVGGGTGMICHEFKGGIGTSSRVLSAEQGGWTVGALVQANYGARESLRVAGYPVGTVLKEVPSPYDGPVNVGVPGMGSIVITIATDAPLLPHQCTRLAQRASVGLARVGGGTEDDSGDIFIAFSVGNTGLPVANLGHPGAPTTPLQMVNNDYISALFVAAADAVEEAIVNAMLAASDVEGRGRRALALKPAQLLSAMKKVGWQP, from the coding sequence ATGCGCTTACGTGATCTGGGTATCGTGATCGTGACCGGCAAACCGGGTGTCAATAATGCGATTACCGACGTATCCGGCGTGCGAGTCGGCCACCACACCCTCAATACCCAATCGGGCGAAACCTCGATTCACACCGGCGTGACCGTGATTGAGCCGCGCGCCGTCGCAGCACACCTGGAACCCTGCTTTGCCGGGGTCCATGTGCTCAATGGCAACGGTGATGCCACCGGTCTGGAGTGGATTCGCGAGGCGGGTTTGCTGACAACGCCCATCGCTTACACCAACACCCACAGCGTCGGTGTGGTACGCGATGCGTTGGTCGCGGCCGAACGGGAGATGGCCCGGCAGCACACCTACTGGTGTATGCCGGTGGTGCTGGAAACCTACGACGGGATTTTGAGCGATATCTGGGACCAGCATGTCACCGCCGAGCATGTGCAACTGGCGCTGAAAGACGCACGTAGCGGGCCGGTGCAGGAAGGCTGTGTCGGCGGCGGTACCGGGATGATCTGCCATGAGTTCAAGGGCGGTATTGGTACTTCCTCGCGAGTATTGAGTGCAGAGCAGGGCGGTTGGACCGTGGGCGCGCTGGTACAGGCCAACTATGGCGCGCGTGAGTCACTGCGGGTCGCGGGTTATCCGGTGGGCACGGTGTTGAAAGAGGTGCCGTCGCCCTACGACGGCCCGGTGAACGTCGGCGTGCCGGGCATGGGCTCCATCGTGATCACCATCGCCACCGACGCGCCATTGTTACCCCATCAGTGCACGCGGCTGGCGCAGCGGGCCAGTGTTGGCTTGGCGCGGGTGGGCGGGGGCACGGAAGACGACAGTGGCGATATCTTCATCGCCTTTTCGGTGGGTAACACCGGGCTGCCGGTAGCTAATCTGGGTCATCCTGGAGCGCCGACGACGCCGTTGCAGATGGTCAACAATGACTATATTTCAGCGTTGTTCGTGGCGGCGGCGGATGCGGTGGAGGAGGCCATTGTTAACGCCATGCTGGCCGCCAGCGACGTTGAGGGACGTGGCCGTCGGGCCTTGGCACTCAAGCCTGCGCAGCTGTTGTCGGCGATGAAAAAAGTCGGCTGGCAGCCTTAA
- a CDS encoding iron ABC transporter substrate-binding protein: protein MTTRIPSFLKKAVLATALVSAGHVYAANETDGIVVYNAQHESLTKSWVEGFTKETGIKVTVRNGDDTEMGNQIVQEGAASPADVFLTENSPAMVLVDNAGLFAPVAPTTLEQVDSAYRPAHGKWLGIAARSTVFVYNPSKLAAADLPKSLMDLASPSWKGRWAASPAGADFQAIVAAVLALKGEAATLDWLKAMKANASIYRGNSAVLKAVNAGQVDSGVIYHYYSFVDQSKTGENSKNTSLHYFKHQDPGAFVSISGGGVLASSKHKEQAQAFLKWVTGKDGQAILKNGNSFEYAVGQNAPSNPKLVPLPQLDAPKVDASKLDSKKAVQLMTQAGLL, encoded by the coding sequence ATGACTACCCGCATCCCCTCTTTTCTCAAAAAAGCAGTGCTGGCCACCGCATTGGTCAGTGCCGGGCACGTCTATGCCGCAAACGAGACCGACGGCATCGTGGTCTATAACGCCCAACACGAAAGCCTGACCAAGTCCTGGGTCGAAGGCTTTACCAAGGAAACCGGGATCAAGGTGACGGTGCGCAATGGCGACGACACTGAAATGGGCAACCAGATCGTCCAGGAAGGTGCCGCCTCGCCGGCCGACGTGTTCCTGACCGAAAACTCCCCGGCCATGGTGCTGGTGGACAACGCCGGGCTGTTTGCCCCAGTCGCACCCACCACGCTGGAACAAGTCGACTCGGCCTACCGTCCCGCCCACGGCAAATGGCTGGGGATCGCTGCTCGCTCCACCGTATTCGTCTACAACCCGAGCAAGCTGGCCGCTGCCGACCTGCCAAAATCCCTGATGGACCTGGCCTCGCCGAGCTGGAAAGGCCGTTGGGCCGCCTCCCCGGCCGGCGCCGACTTCCAAGCCATCGTCGCCGCCGTGCTGGCGCTCAAGGGCGAAGCCGCGACCCTCGACTGGCTCAAGGCGATGAAAGCCAACGCCTCCATTTACCGTGGCAACAGCGCGGTGCTTAAAGCGGTGAACGCCGGCCAAGTCGACAGCGGTGTGATCTACCACTACTACAGCTTCGTCGATCAGTCCAAGACCGGTGAAAACAGCAAAAACACCTCGCTGCACTACTTCAAACATCAGGACCCGGGCGCCTTTGTCAGCATCTCCGGTGGCGGCGTACTCGCGTCCAGCAAACATAAAGAACAGGCCCAGGCCTTCCTGAAGTGGGTCACCGGCAAGGACGGCCAGGCGATTCTGAAAAACGGCAACTCGTTCGAATACGCCGTGGGCCAGAACGCCCCGTCGAACCCGAAACTGGTGCCGCTGCCACAACTCGACGCACCGAAGGTCGATGCTTCCAAGCTCGACAGCAAAAAAGCGGTGCAACTGATGACCCAGGCCGGACTGCTCTGA
- a CDS encoding iron ABC transporter permease has product MPESLPTGVAQATPAPSLRRTRGLFMGRGGAWVTGLSVLVSLLALLPIAFVIGVSWQTGWATVEALVFRPRVAELLINTVLLVVITLPLCVVLGIALAWLTERSNLPGRRLWSLLAVAPLAVPAFVHSYAWVSLVPSIHGLPAGVLVSVIAYFPFLYLPVAATLRRLDPAIEDVAESLGLKPWAVFFRVVLPQLRLAICGGALLVGLHLLAEYGLYAMIRFDTFTTAIFDQFKSTFNGPAANMLAAVLALCCLAMLTAESAARGHARYARVGSGSARDQRIVQLSPRTTTLALLLQGLTCLLALGVPLITLGKWLIAGGVEVWQMSELLPALEQTLLLGVAGAVLTTCAAVPIAWLSIRAPGRLQRVLESCNYITSSLPGIVVALALVTVTIHYARPIYQTTITVLLAYLLMFLPRALVSLRAGIAQAPVELENMARSLGRSPGRALWLITMRLAAPGAAAGAALVFLAITNELTATLLLAPNGTRTLATGFWAMTSEIDYAAAAPYALIMILLSLPLTGLLYHQSKRTAGR; this is encoded by the coding sequence CTGCCTGAAAGCCTGCCGACGGGTGTCGCTCAAGCGACACCCGCACCTTCGTTACGACGTACGCGCGGCCTGTTCATGGGCCGTGGTGGCGCGTGGGTCACCGGTCTGTCGGTGCTGGTCTCGCTGTTGGCGCTGCTGCCGATTGCCTTTGTGATTGGCGTCTCGTGGCAAACCGGCTGGGCCACGGTGGAGGCACTGGTGTTCCGGCCACGGGTGGCCGAACTGCTGATCAATACCGTGCTGCTGGTGGTGATCACCTTGCCGCTGTGCGTGGTGTTGGGTATCGCCCTGGCCTGGCTGACCGAGCGCAGCAACCTGCCCGGTCGACGCCTGTGGTCGTTGTTGGCCGTCGCACCGCTGGCGGTGCCTGCCTTCGTCCACAGTTATGCGTGGGTCAGCCTGGTGCCTTCAATCCATGGCTTGCCGGCCGGGGTACTGGTGTCGGTGATCGCCTACTTTCCTTTTCTCTACCTGCCGGTGGCCGCCACGCTGCGCCGGCTGGACCCGGCCATCGAAGATGTCGCCGAATCCCTTGGGCTCAAACCCTGGGCGGTATTTTTTCGGGTGGTGTTACCGCAACTGCGCCTGGCCATTTGCGGCGGTGCGCTGCTGGTGGGCCTGCATCTGCTGGCCGAATATGGCCTGTACGCGATGATTCGCTTTGACACCTTCACCACCGCGATCTTCGATCAGTTCAAATCCACCTTCAATGGCCCGGCCGCGAACATGCTGGCAGCGGTGTTGGCGTTGTGCTGCCTGGCCATGCTCACCGCCGAATCAGCGGCGCGCGGCCATGCCCGATATGCCCGGGTCGGCTCAGGCAGCGCGCGGGATCAACGGATTGTGCAGTTGAGCCCTCGCACTACCACGCTCGCGCTGCTGTTGCAGGGGCTGACCTGCCTGCTGGCCTTGGGCGTGCCGTTGATCACCCTGGGCAAGTGGCTGATTGCCGGTGGCGTGGAGGTCTGGCAAATGAGTGAATTACTGCCGGCCCTGGAGCAGACCCTGCTCTTGGGCGTCGCCGGTGCCGTCCTCACCACCTGCGCGGCGGTACCGATTGCCTGGCTGTCGATTCGCGCGCCCGGTCGGTTGCAACGCGTCCTGGAAAGCTGCAACTACATCACCAGCTCGTTGCCCGGCATCGTCGTCGCACTGGCCTTGGTAACGGTGACCATTCATTACGCCCGGCCGATCTACCAGACCACCATCACGGTACTGCTTGCCTACCTGCTGATGTTCCTGCCCCGCGCCCTGGTCAGCCTGCGCGCCGGCATCGCCCAAGCCCCCGTGGAGCTGGAAAACATGGCGCGCAGCCTGGGTCGTTCCCCCGGCCGGGCGTTGTGGCTGATTACCATGCGCCTGGCCGCACCGGGTGCCGCCGCCGGTGCCGCGTTGGTGTTCCTGGCGATCACCAATGAGCTGACCGCCACCCTGCTGCTGGCGCCCAACGGCACGCGAACCCTGGCCACCGGTTTCTGGGCCATGACCAGCGAAATCGACTACGCGGCCGCCGCGCCCTATGCGCTGATCATGATCCTGCTGTCGCTGCCGTTGACCGGCCTTCTTTATCACCAATCCAAACGTACGGCTGGCCGATGA
- a CDS encoding ABC transporter ATP-binding protein — protein MNALELHSLYKSFGPQRALENINLSVPTGSRTVIVGPSGSGKTTLLRMIAGFEFPDAGSLTLNGQTLVDATHCVPAHQRLIGYVPQDGALFPHMTVAANIGFGLTDKGPARQTRIAELMDSVALDANMAQRWPHELSGGQQQRVALARALAQQPRLMLLDEPFSALDTGLRAAMRKMVARLLADAGVTTILVTHDQSEALSFADQLAVMRQGRLVQSGPPMDLYQYPHDTQTALFLGEAVVMPARIEAGWAHCDLGRIAVNSQGTHHTAQIMLRPEQLQISSTSTDSSGCQGVVTERDFGGNTCTLTVALQAAEFEPGRSLLVRSTGLQAPATGSAVHVTTLGHAHVLTD, from the coding sequence ATGAACGCCCTCGAACTGCATTCGCTCTACAAATCCTTCGGCCCCCAGCGCGCCCTGGAAAACATCAACCTGTCGGTGCCCACCGGTAGCCGCACGGTGATCGTCGGGCCTTCGGGTTCAGGCAAGACCACTTTGCTGCGGATGATCGCCGGCTTCGAGTTTCCCGACGCGGGCAGTCTCACGCTCAACGGCCAGACGCTGGTGGACGCTACCCACTGCGTGCCGGCCCACCAACGCCTGATCGGTTATGTGCCCCAGGACGGCGCGCTGTTCCCGCACATGACTGTAGCGGCCAATATCGGCTTTGGCCTGACGGACAAAGGCCCAGCCCGGCAAACACGGATAGCCGAGTTGATGGACAGCGTCGCGCTGGACGCCAACATGGCCCAGCGTTGGCCTCACGAGCTGTCCGGCGGCCAACAGCAACGGGTGGCACTGGCCCGAGCGCTGGCCCAGCAACCGCGGCTGATGCTGCTCGACGAGCCCTTCTCGGCCCTGGACACCGGCTTGCGCGCCGCCATGCGCAAGATGGTTGCGCGGCTGCTGGCCGATGCCGGAGTCACCACGATTCTGGTGACCCACGACCAAAGCGAGGCGTTGTCCTTCGCCGATCAGTTGGCCGTCATGCGTCAAGGGCGCCTGGTGCAATCCGGCCCGCCCATGGACCTGTACCAATACCCCCACGACACACAAACCGCCTTGTTCCTCGGCGAGGCCGTAGTCATGCCCGCACGGATCGAGGCCGGCTGGGCCCATTGCGATTTGGGCCGTATTGCAGTCAACAGCCAGGGCACCCACCACACCGCGCAGATCATGCTACGGCCCGAGCAATTGCAGATCAGCAGTACATCGACGGATTCGTCCGGCTGCCAGGGTGTGGTCACCGAGCGAGACTTTGGCGGCAACACCTGCACCCTGACCGTAGCCTTGCAAGCCGCCGAATTCGAGCCGGGCCGCTCACTGCTGGTACGCAGTACCGGCCTGCAAGCGCCCGCCACCGGCAGTGCGGTGCACGTCACCACCCTGGGCCACGCTCACGTTTTGACGGATTAA
- a CDS encoding response regulator, whose amino-acid sequence MRILLVEDDPMIGDAIQGALTDASYAADWVKNGPSGLAALDTQHYDLVLLDLGLPGKDGLEVLDNIRARNNPVPLLIITARDSLDDRLRGLDGGADDYLLKPFAMAELLARMRAVLRRKGGSALPLLGNGMVSLDLLSKEASTEEQGNVPLSSREFALLQALLIRPGAILSRSDLEDRIYGWGNEVESNAVEYLIHGLRRKLGSHVIKNVRGLGWMVSKNV is encoded by the coding sequence ATGCGAATACTGCTGGTCGAAGATGACCCGATGATTGGCGATGCCATCCAGGGTGCCCTCACGGATGCAAGCTATGCCGCCGACTGGGTGAAGAACGGCCCGAGCGGCCTCGCGGCACTCGACACCCAGCACTATGACCTGGTGCTGCTGGACCTCGGCCTGCCCGGCAAAGACGGCCTGGAAGTGCTGGACAATATTCGCGCGCGCAACAACCCCGTGCCATTGCTCATCATTACCGCCCGCGACAGCCTGGACGACCGGCTGCGCGGCCTCGATGGCGGTGCCGACGACTACCTGCTCAAACCCTTCGCCATGGCCGAACTGCTCGCCCGCATGCGCGCGGTGTTGCGACGCAAAGGCGGCAGCGCCCTGCCCTTGCTGGGTAACGGCATGGTGTCACTGGACTTGCTGTCCAAGGAGGCCAGCACCGAAGAACAGGGCAACGTCCCGCTCTCCAGCCGCGAGTTTGCGTTGCTGCAAGCCTTGCTGATCCGACCCGGAGCGATCCTTTCACGCAGCGATCTCGAAGACCGGATTTATGGCTGGGGCAACGAGGTGGAAAGCAACGCCGTCGAGTACCTGATTCATGGGTTGCGGCGCAAATTGGGCAGCCATGTGATCAAGAACGTCAGGGGGCTGGGATGGATGGTTTCAAAAAACGTTTGA
- a CDS encoding ATP-binding protein, translating into MDGFKKRLSESVQLRLSVSLSLAILIVAIAAGIFSFISAFEETHEMQDDSLRQVAMLFDRQHMTLKYPEGKAIDGDDEESRVIVQYLADGAKALGNDDTSIPLPFPTSLADGLSTVDVGGEAFRVLVRTLAAGQRIAVAQEVDARDKDAREAALRSLLPFLILFPVLLLVVSDLVRKMFRPIASLATEIDQRAEQALHPIDEQHLPSEVRPFVVAINRLLGRVAQSMQTQQRFVADAAHELRSPMTALSLQAERLAASELPAPARERLLPLSQGIERSRKLIDQLLSLAAMQSASERPAEKVSVHEIYRRVVEDLLPLAENKHLDIGVTSINDVQVMINELDLFTLVKNLVDNAIRYTPQGGQIDLSVELIQHTVQLQIKDSGPGINVDEQARVFDPFYRSLGTGEAGSGLGLSIVKAIVDRIGAQVRFGFTDDIQKKGLCVSVRLKADQALTPLS; encoded by the coding sequence ATGGATGGTTTCAAAAAACGTTTGAGCGAGTCGGTCCAGCTCAGGCTGTCCGTATCCCTGTCGCTGGCAATCCTGATCGTTGCCATTGCAGCCGGCATTTTTTCGTTCATCTCAGCCTTTGAAGAAACCCACGAGATGCAGGACGACAGCTTGCGCCAAGTGGCGATGCTGTTTGACCGCCAGCACATGACCCTCAAATATCCCGAAGGCAAGGCCATCGACGGCGATGACGAGGAGTCCCGCGTCATCGTGCAGTACCTGGCCGATGGCGCAAAAGCCCTGGGCAACGATGACACGAGCATTCCCCTGCCATTCCCCACGAGCCTGGCCGATGGTTTGTCCACGGTGGACGTCGGCGGCGAAGCGTTTCGGGTACTGGTCAGAACCCTCGCCGCAGGTCAACGCATCGCCGTCGCCCAAGAAGTCGACGCCCGCGACAAAGACGCCCGCGAAGCGGCCTTACGCAGCCTGTTGCCGTTCCTGATTCTGTTTCCGGTCCTGCTGTTGGTGGTCAGCGATCTGGTGCGCAAAATGTTCCGCCCCATCGCCAGCCTCGCCACGGAAATCGACCAGCGCGCCGAACAAGCGCTGCACCCGATTGATGAGCAGCACCTGCCCAGCGAAGTCCGGCCGTTTGTCGTGGCCATCAATCGTTTGCTGGGGCGCGTCGCGCAATCCATGCAAACCCAACAGCGCTTTGTGGCCGATGCGGCCCACGAGCTTCGATCGCCCATGACCGCCCTGTCCCTGCAAGCCGAGCGACTGGCGGCCAGCGAACTGCCTGCACCCGCCCGCGAGCGGCTATTGCCGTTGTCCCAGGGTATTGAGCGCAGCCGAAAACTGATTGATCAGCTGCTGAGTCTGGCGGCCATGCAATCGGCCTCTGAACGGCCCGCAGAAAAGGTTTCAGTGCATGAGATCTATCGACGGGTGGTGGAAGATCTGCTGCCGCTGGCGGAGAACAAGCACCTCGATATTGGTGTGACCAGCATCAACGATGTGCAGGTCATGATCAACGAGCTGGACCTGTTCACCCTGGTCAAGAACCTGGTGGACAATGCCATTCGCTACACCCCGCAGGGTGGGCAGATCGACCTGTCGGTGGAATTGATCCAGCACACGGTACAGCTGCAAATCAAGGATTCGGGGCCGGGGATCAACGTTGATGAACAGGCACGGGTATTCGATCCGTTCTACCGCAGCCTGGGGACCGGTGAGGCCGGTTCGGGGCTGGGACTGTCGATCGTCAAGGCGATCGTGGACCGCATCGGGGCGCAGGTTCGCTTCGGGTTTACCGATGACATCCAGAAAAAAGGGTTGTGTGTCAGCGTGCGTTTGAAAGCAGACCAGGCCCTGACGCCGCTCAGCTAA
- a CDS encoding aldehyde dehydrogenase family protein yields MNPTPVLNWIDGLWLDSGDYKDSIDPATGQRIGRYAEGGLKEAEQGIIAAHRAFSETSWKDDRSLRAQVLLEWADAFERHSEELIDTLALENGKIKPEAEFEVSMVPGKLRYYAGLTRTEYGRAAEPAMGKMSLVLRQAVGIAGIIVPWNSPVVLMIRSLAPALAAGCTAVIKMPGQTAQTNSLVARILSESVSLPRGVVNLFSELGAAGSKHLVESPRVPVISFTGSTATGRAISAVGAQHLKRFGLELGGKTAMVVFANADIDAVVPTLEKALTVFAGQFCMTGSRLLVQREIAVELTKKLAVRLAAVRVGPAADPASEMGPLIDRANVQRVNRLVEEAISAGAQVIVRGGPVNHGPLTAGAFYRPTLLQVTDPKMPIVQQETFGPVLTLQVFDTEAQAIELANDSEYGLAASVWTRDLDRALRVARELEAGTVWVNDWAVVYDEFEEGGFKQSGQGRLNGVAAMDDFVEYKHIALNPGRRLALRPVN; encoded by the coding sequence ATGAACCCGACACCGGTATTGAACTGGATTGACGGCCTGTGGCTGGACTCCGGCGACTACAAGGATTCTATCGACCCGGCCACCGGCCAGCGTATTGGCCGCTACGCTGAAGGTGGGCTGAAGGAAGCGGAGCAGGGCATCATTGCCGCGCACCGGGCTTTTAGCGAGACATCGTGGAAGGACGATCGCAGTTTGCGGGCGCAGGTCCTGTTGGAGTGGGCAGACGCCTTTGAGCGTCACTCGGAGGAGCTGATCGACACCCTGGCCCTGGAGAACGGCAAGATCAAACCTGAAGCCGAGTTTGAGGTCAGCATGGTGCCCGGCAAGTTGCGTTATTACGCAGGCCTGACCCGTACCGAATATGGCCGTGCGGCTGAGCCTGCGATGGGCAAAATGTCCCTGGTGTTGCGTCAGGCCGTCGGTATCGCGGGGATTATCGTGCCGTGGAACTCGCCTGTGGTGTTGATGATCCGTTCCCTGGCCCCCGCGCTGGCGGCGGGTTGCACTGCCGTGATCAAAATGCCGGGGCAGACCGCCCAGACCAACAGTCTGGTGGCACGCATCCTGTCCGAATCGGTGTCGCTGCCCCGAGGCGTGGTCAACCTGTTCAGCGAACTGGGCGCCGCCGGTTCCAAACATTTGGTGGAGTCTCCCCGGGTGCCGGTGATCAGCTTCACCGGCAGCACCGCGACCGGTCGCGCCATCTCGGCGGTGGGTGCACAACACCTCAAGCGTTTTGGTCTGGAACTGGGGGGCAAAACTGCGATGGTGGTATTTGCCAACGCCGATATCGATGCTGTGGTACCGACGTTGGAGAAAGCGCTGACGGTGTTTGCCGGGCAGTTCTGCATGACCGGCTCGCGGTTGTTGGTGCAACGCGAGATTGCCGTGGAGTTGACGAAAAAGCTGGCGGTGAGACTGGCGGCAGTGCGAGTCGGTCCGGCAGCGGACCCGGCCAGTGAAATGGGGCCATTGATCGACAGGGCCAACGTTCAGCGGGTCAACCGGCTGGTAGAGGAGGCGATCAGCGCGGGGGCACAGGTCATCGTGCGAGGCGGCCCGGTGAACCATGGGCCGTTGACGGCGGGTGCCTTTTACCGCCCGACACTGCTGCAGGTCACTGACCCGAAAATGCCCATCGTCCAGCAGGAAACCTTCGGGCCGGTGCTGACCCTGCAAGTCTTCGACACCGAAGCCCAGGCCATCGAGTTGGCCAACGACAGTGAGTACGGCCTGGCGGCCAGCGTCTGGACCCGTGACCTCGACCGTGCCTTGCGCGTAGCCCGGGAGCTGGAAGCGGGCACCGTATGGGTCAACGACTGGGCGGTGGTCTACGACGAGTTCGAGGAGGGAGGGTTCAAACAGTCCGGCCAGGGGCGCCTCAATGGCGTCGCGGCCATGGATGATTTCGTCGAGTACAAACATATCGCCCTGAACCCGGGCCGGCGCTTAGCCTTAAGGCCAGTCAATTAA
- a CDS encoding GMC family oxidoreductase has protein sequence MNNNTLESPARRAVMAGTVVVAATLAAGSGLAQALEPSGKTGKNPGAGAAVDVLIVGGGSAGAVLARRLSENSKRQVLLLEAGHSYGPHQYPEILAKSDIVGANGNPEFEWGYKTQPGYIDHPIGALRGKVLGGSSAINGAVAIRARPEDFKRWDLPGWSYEDMLPSFKQLETHSGGASALHGHDGPLPVHQLGRADVTPMQGAFIDASVSNGFKVISDFDGADANGVGPYPMNIVNGVRVNTGMAYLTDEVRARNNLHIRPDSLVDKVLFDGKRAIGVQLANGEKLLAGEVILSAGSYGSAAILLRSGVGPGDDLRALEIPVVADLPVGKHLVDHPFYYNAYAAKPELIGGQSPAIGAKVWTRSSNAKPGELDLHITATHLFPHDQSPTKVGFVLAVALTRPLSRGTVSLASRDPFVAPKIDLNFLAEAGDRQRLLEGIRMARKIGATAPLNRLIASELNPGQGNDSDEALLASARASLDTYHHPTSTAPMGRAGDPHAVVDLEAKVLGLQGLRVVDASIFPDVPSVATNLTVIATAEKIARRYA, from the coding sequence ATGAACAACAACACCCTCGAGAGTCCAGCACGGCGCGCGGTGATGGCGGGTACCGTGGTGGTGGCAGCGACGCTGGCGGCAGGCAGCGGCCTGGCACAGGCGCTGGAGCCTTCCGGCAAAACCGGCAAAAACCCAGGTGCAGGCGCGGCGGTGGATGTGCTCATCGTCGGCGGCGGTTCGGCCGGCGCGGTCCTGGCCCGGCGCTTGAGCGAAAACAGCAAGCGGCAGGTGCTGCTGCTGGAAGCCGGTCACAGCTACGGTCCGCATCAGTACCCCGAGATCCTCGCCAAGAGCGACATCGTCGGCGCCAATGGCAACCCTGAATTCGAATGGGGCTACAAGACCCAGCCCGGTTACATTGATCATCCTATTGGTGCGTTGCGCGGTAAGGTACTGGGGGGCAGTTCAGCCATCAACGGTGCAGTAGCGATTCGCGCACGCCCCGAAGACTTCAAGCGCTGGGACCTGCCGGGCTGGAGCTACGAGGACATGTTGCCCTCGTTCAAGCAGTTGGAAACCCACAGCGGCGGTGCCAGCGCCTTGCACGGCCATGACGGGCCGCTGCCGGTGCATCAGTTGGGTCGCGCCGACGTCACCCCAATGCAGGGGGCTTTTATCGACGCCAGCGTAAGCAATGGCTTCAAGGTGATCAGCGACTTTGACGGCGCGGATGCCAATGGAGTCGGCCCGTACCCGATGAACATCGTCAACGGCGTACGGGTCAACACCGGCATGGCGTACCTCACCGATGAGGTGCGTGCCCGCAACAACCTGCATATTCGTCCCGACAGCCTGGTGGACAAGGTGTTGTTCGACGGCAAGCGCGCCATCGGCGTGCAACTGGCCAATGGCGAAAAACTCCTCGCCGGTGAAGTCATCCTCTCGGCCGGCAGCTATGGCAGCGCCGCGATTCTCCTGCGTTCCGGCGTCGGCCCGGGCGATGACTTGCGGGCCCTGGAGATTCCCGTGGTGGCCGACCTTCCGGTGGGCAAGCATTTGGTGGACCACCCGTTCTACTACAACGCTTACGCCGCCAAACCTGAGTTGATTGGCGGCCAGTCCCCGGCCATTGGTGCCAAGGTCTGGACCCGCAGCAGTAACGCCAAACCCGGTGAACTGGATTTGCATATCACCGCCACCCATTTGTTCCCTCACGACCAGAGCCCAACCAAAGTCGGCTTTGTGCTCGCCGTAGCACTCACCCGGCCACTGTCCCGTGGCACAGTGTCGCTGGCCAGTCGTGACCCGTTCGTGGCCCCGAAGATCGACCTTAACTTCCTGGCCGAGGCCGGCGATCGCCAGCGTCTGTTGGAAGGCATTCGTATGGCCCGCAAAATTGGCGCGACGGCCCCTCTGAACAGACTGATCGCGTCCGAGCTCAACCCGGGCCAGGGCAATGATTCCGACGAAGCCCTGCTGGCCAGCGCCCGCGCGAGTCTTGATACCTATCACCACCCCACATCCACCGCGCCCATGGGTCGGGCCGGCGACCCGCATGCCGTTGTCGATCTGGAAGCCAAGGTTCTGGGCCTGCAAGGCCTGCGCGTAGTGGATGCGTCGATATTTCCTGATGTGCCGTCGGTGGCCACCAACCTGACCGTGATCGCCACCGCCGAAAAAATTGCCCGCCGCTACGCCTGA